The Aureitalea marina genome includes a window with the following:
- the trpA gene encoding tryptophan synthase subunit alpha, whose amino-acid sequence MSERIKKTFESGKKLLSIYFTAGYPELNDTRRVIRELEDSGADMIEIGLPFSDPLADGPTIQESSTQSLQGGMHTELLFQQLEGIREEVEIPLLIMGYFNPVLQYGVEDFCRRCQELGIDGLILPDLPLAEYQLHYEELFKKYGLTNVFLITPQTSEERIRQIDEASDGFIYMVSSASTTGVQQGFGEGKQAYFDRIASMKLRNPTIVGFGIGDSDSFRQATRQANGAIIGSAFIRMLTADGIPGIKNFIKGIIDN is encoded by the coding sequence ATGAGCGAACGCATTAAAAAGACCTTCGAGTCTGGAAAAAAGCTATTGTCCATTTACTTCACGGCGGGTTATCCGGAATTGAACGATACCCGCAGGGTCATCCGGGAACTGGAGGACAGCGGAGCAGATATGATCGAGATCGGTTTACCTTTCAGTGACCCCCTGGCAGACGGACCAACCATACAGGAAAGTTCTACCCAGTCTCTTCAAGGTGGGATGCACACCGAATTATTGTTCCAGCAGTTGGAGGGAATTCGAGAGGAGGTCGAAATACCCTTACTCATAATGGGTTATTTTAACCCTGTACTGCAATATGGCGTGGAAGACTTTTGCAGGCGGTGTCAGGAATTGGGAATAGATGGACTCATTTTACCCGACCTACCTTTGGCAGAATATCAACTGCATTACGAAGAACTCTTTAAGAAATACGGGCTGACCAATGTGTTCCTTATCACTCCTCAAACATCCGAAGAACGCATACGGCAGATCGATGAGGCCAGCGATGGTTTTATTTATATGGTCAGTAGTGCCAGCACGACCGGGGTGCAGCAAGGATTTGGTGAAGGAAAGCAAGCCTATTTTGACCGAATTGCCTCCATGAAACTCCGGAATCCAACCATAGTAGGTTTTGGTATCGGCGATTCCGATTCTTTTCGGCAGGCAACACGACAAGCCAATGGCGCCATCATAGGAAGTGCCTTTATTCGAATGCTCACCGCAGACGGGATTCCAGGTATCAAAAATTTCATAAAAGGCATAATAGACAATTGA
- the trpB gene encoding tryptophan synthase subunit beta produces MSYHANARGYYGRFGGAYIPEMLYPNVEELRQNYLQIMQEESFQKEFNDLLSDYVGRPTPLYFAERFSKQYNTKIYLKREDLCHTGAHKVNNTIGQILMAKKLGKNRIIAETGAGQHGVATATVCALMGIECVVYMGAVDIERQAPNVARMKMLGAKVVPAMSGSKTLKDATNEAIRDWINNPTDTHYIIGSVVGPHPYPDMVARFQSVISKEVEIQLQEKEGRDHPDYVVACVGGGSNAAGIYYQYLDRPEVGIIAVEAAGKGVKSGHSAATSALGREGIIHGSKTLLMQTDDGQITEPYSISAGLDYPGVGPMHAHLFDSGRGEFISITDRQAMQAGLMLSQLEGIIPAIETSHALAIFEDRKFKPDDVIVINLSGRGDKDLNTYIDYFKL; encoded by the coding sequence ATGAGCTATCACGCTAACGCACGAGGTTACTACGGTCGCTTCGGAGGTGCTTACATTCCCGAAATGCTCTATCCCAATGTAGAGGAATTGAGGCAAAACTACTTGCAGATCATGCAAGAAGAGAGCTTCCAAAAGGAGTTCAATGATCTGCTTTCCGATTATGTTGGGCGGCCCACACCGCTTTATTTTGCGGAGCGGTTCTCCAAGCAGTACAATACTAAGATATACCTGAAACGGGAAGACCTGTGCCATACCGGTGCCCATAAAGTGAATAATACCATTGGTCAGATCCTCATGGCTAAAAAACTGGGGAAAAATCGGATCATAGCTGAAACAGGAGCTGGTCAGCATGGCGTTGCCACGGCCACAGTATGTGCCTTGATGGGAATTGAATGTGTGGTCTATATGGGTGCTGTAGATATAGAGCGACAGGCGCCCAATGTGGCCAGGATGAAGATGCTCGGAGCCAAGGTTGTTCCCGCCATGAGCGGCAGTAAAACCTTAAAGGATGCCACCAACGAAGCCATTCGGGATTGGATCAACAATCCAACGGATACTCACTATATCATCGGTAGCGTGGTGGGACCACATCCCTACCCGGATATGGTGGCACGATTCCAGTCTGTGATCAGTAAGGAAGTAGAAATTCAACTGCAGGAGAAAGAAGGCCGTGACCATCCGGACTATGTAGTAGCCTGTGTAGGTGGGGGCAGTAATGCCGCCGGTATCTACTATCAATACCTGGATCGGCCTGAGGTTGGGATCATAGCTGTTGAAGCAGCCGGAAAAGGTGTGAAAAGTGGGCACAGTGCTGCCACCTCTGCCCTGGGCAGGGAAGGAATCATCCACGGCAGCAAGACCCTACTGATGCAAACTGATGACGGTCAGATCACTGAGCCCTACTCCATATCGGCCGGTTTGGACTATCCTGGAGTGGGTCCTATGCATGCCCATTTGTTCGATTCCGGAAGGGGTGAATTTATCTCCATCACGGACCGGCAGGCTATGCAGGCTGGTTTGATGCTGAGTCAATTGGAAGGTATTATTCCGGCCATTGAGACCAGCCACGCCCTGGCCATATTCGAAGACCGAAAATTTAAACCTGATGACGTTATCGTCATCAACCTCAGCGGTCGCGGAGACAAGGATCTGAATACCTATATCGATTACTTCAAATTATGA
- a CDS encoding uracil-DNA glycosylase family protein encodes MFVHRHPYDPFIPKGSAKLIVGTLPPPRFTNGELKPGDVNFCYGSRDGQLWPILDRIFDLGLNFETTQQAIDQRKDFLVQRKIGICDIVQEALREKIDATDLGMQSVQLRDLIAILNVHPSVNTLLFTGGNSKNGPEYFFRRLLKQYDLKLKVENSEVPRIHSFVHPQSGKLIKTVSLIAPSGSANRAVGSLVQYKELKAKDPAFNTIDFRVLQYSNHF; translated from the coding sequence ATGTTCGTCCACCGACATCCTTATGATCCTTTCATCCCGAAAGGATCTGCCAAGCTGATCGTCGGAACACTTCCTCCACCACGTTTCACTAATGGTGAACTCAAACCTGGCGACGTCAATTTTTGTTACGGAAGTAGGGATGGGCAACTATGGCCTATTCTGGATCGGATCTTTGATCTGGGACTGAACTTTGAGACCACCCAACAAGCTATCGATCAAAGAAAGGACTTCCTTGTCCAAAGGAAGATCGGTATCTGTGATATAGTGCAAGAAGCTTTACGCGAGAAAATAGACGCCACAGATCTGGGTATGCAGTCGGTTCAATTGAGGGATCTGATCGCCATTCTGAATGTCCATCCCAGTGTAAACACCTTATTATTCACCGGAGGTAACAGTAAAAATGGACCAGAATATTTTTTCCGAAGATTACTCAAGCAATATGATCTAAAGCTCAAGGTAGAAAACTCCGAGGTGCCGAGGATACACAGCTTCGTTCATCCACAATCGGGAAAATTGATTAAAACAGTTTCTCTTATTGCGCCTTCCGGATCAGCCAATCGGGCCGTAGGGAGCCTGGTTCAGTATAAAGAACTAAAGGCGAAGGATCCGGCCTTTAACACCATCGATTTTCGGGTGCTGCAATACAGCAACCACTTCTAA
- a CDS encoding phosphoribosylanthranilate isomerase, whose translation MKLRLKICGVKEQAEELAGLGPDYLGFIFYDQSPRYFKSEIPNTTKEVRRVGVFVNETPETVLKIQKKHQLDILQLHGDESPEVCELLGREAEIWKVFGLNQEFDFSQLTPYLPVVDMFLFDTKSKARGGTGKTFDWSVLKGYDHPKPFMLSGGIGPEHVQEINHMESEFPMLYGIDINSRFESEPGLKDIERIKRFKDELSR comes from the coding sequence ATGAAGTTGCGATTAAAAATATGCGGGGTAAAGGAACAAGCTGAGGAGCTGGCTGGTTTAGGGCCGGATTATCTGGGTTTCATCTTTTATGATCAAAGTCCCCGATACTTTAAATCTGAGATCCCTAATACCACAAAAGAAGTTCGTCGAGTGGGTGTCTTTGTGAACGAAACTCCAGAGACAGTTTTGAAAATACAAAAGAAACACCAGCTGGATATCCTGCAATTACATGGAGACGAATCCCCTGAAGTTTGCGAATTACTTGGCAGGGAGGCAGAAATTTGGAAAGTCTTTGGGCTGAACCAAGAATTTGATTTTAGCCAATTGACTCCTTACCTGCCAGTAGTCGATATGTTCCTATTCGATACCAAGTCCAAGGCAAGAGGAGGAACAGGTAAAACCTTCGATTGGTCAGTTCTAAAAGGCTATGATCATCCCAAACCTTTCATGCTTAGTGGTGGTATAGGCCCAGAACACGTACAAGAAATAAACCATATGGAGAGCGAATTCCCCATGCTGTATGGAATTGACATCAACAGCCGGTTCGAGTCAGAACCCGGGCTAAAAGATATTGAACGAATAAAACGATTTAAAGATGAGCTATCACGCTAA
- a CDS encoding VCBS repeat-containing protein has protein sequence MSRYILGLMMLSGLLACSDSSDQKSSEQPFTDNSTTLFSKVEPSDSGINFTNVIKQTVDFNFMNYMYVYTGAGVAVGDVDKDGLDDIYFVSNLGPNRLYKNKGDLQFEDITNQARVQDFSGFSTGVTMLDVNQDGWLDIYVSKAGSLKDNDGRRNLLFVNQQDGTFSEEAARWGIDDPGYTTQAYPIDYDRDGDLDLYILNHRYDFQNNGTISGEIQSKIEELTSDHLYRNDGDRFTKVTAEAGLYNKAWGLSAVVSDFNDDGWDDIYLANDFLEPDAMMINQGDGTFKNEILTRINHISTNSMGSDYADLNNDLYPDLMTVDMVSENYARSKENMASMSTSNFENMVKIGYHHAYMANMLHYNYGNGKFQETGQMSGVTKSDWSWAPLLADFDNDGYKDIFITNGVDRDYTNQDVRKQLYGIMERGESMQLDDLLNMIPTEELNNYIYKNKGDLSFEKTIVDWGMEDPGYSNGAAYADFDNDGDLDLVTNNLYEPAGVYENHANKHYLQVALSGSSSNPLAIGSKVRITLADGSQQYQELYLTRGFESSVSPALHFGLGDASEISEVLVIWPDGKSTSVTNTIADQRMEIDYSQATNSGVSLRTVPSKKNTLNAEELGLDYVQNENDFNDYALQLLIPQKQSTKGSGLAKADVNGDGLTDVFVGNALGASAALYIQKEDGKFRATNKSLWSRESVYEDSRAHFFDADGDGDQDLYVASTGYELAIDDPLLQDRLYLNDGEGNFSKQSNALPAMLTATKAIASADYDGDGDLDLFVGGNVIPGQYPLPPRSYLLQNDNGKFTDVTSTNQALEAIGMTSEAIFTDYDGDSDTDLLVVGEWMQPTFYENINGSFDLAANISGLEDTGGWWFSVISEDFDGDGDADYVIGNVGKNNKFQPKNDKPIYIYSKDFDDNGSYDVALSKINDGRLVPVRGKECSSEQNPFLLDKIKTYKEFASLEMKDIYGEDKLKDAYRLQANTFETLYLENQGEGQFKIHHLPVQVQVGPTLSMVSGDYNNDGHLDILGVGAIYDAEVETIRYDSNYGYVLLGDGSGGFTYSKSHDPFIDSDAKEVIQLELAGRPHFMVLSNKAPLEVFSLEP, from the coding sequence ATGAGCAGATATATTTTAGGATTGATGATGTTGTCAGGTTTACTGGCATGTAGTGATTCCAGTGACCAAAAGAGCTCAGAACAGCCATTTACAGACAACTCCACTACCCTTTTTTCTAAAGTGGAACCCTCGGATTCCGGGATCAATTTTACCAATGTCATCAAGCAGACCGTAGATTTTAACTTCATGAACTATATGTATGTCTATACCGGAGCAGGTGTAGCTGTTGGTGATGTGGACAAAGATGGTCTTGATGATATTTATTTTGTGTCCAATTTAGGCCCCAATCGTCTTTACAAGAACAAGGGAGATCTGCAATTTGAAGACATTACGAACCAAGCAAGGGTTCAGGATTTTAGTGGTTTTTCTACTGGGGTGACCATGCTGGATGTGAATCAGGACGGCTGGCTGGATATTTACGTTAGCAAGGCTGGTTCTTTGAAGGATAATGATGGCAGGCGTAATTTACTTTTTGTCAATCAGCAGGATGGCACCTTTAGTGAGGAAGCAGCCAGGTGGGGAATTGATGACCCCGGTTACACTACTCAGGCATATCCCATTGACTACGACCGGGACGGAGACCTGGATCTGTATATTCTGAACCACCGCTACGATTTCCAAAATAATGGCACCATTTCAGGTGAAATTCAAAGTAAGATAGAGGAGTTGACCAGCGATCATCTGTACAGAAATGACGGCGACCGTTTTACCAAGGTTACCGCGGAGGCTGGTTTGTACAATAAGGCATGGGGGCTGAGTGCCGTGGTATCGGATTTCAACGATGATGGCTGGGACGACATCTACCTGGCCAACGATTTCCTGGAACCAGATGCCATGATGATCAATCAAGGAGATGGAACATTTAAGAACGAGATCCTGACGCGGATCAATCATATTTCGACCAATAGTATGGGTTCGGATTATGCCGATCTGAACAACGACCTCTATCCGGATCTGATGACGGTAGATATGGTCTCTGAGAATTATGCGCGCAGTAAAGAAAATATGGCGTCAATGAGCACGTCCAACTTCGAGAATATGGTCAAAATAGGTTATCACCATGCCTACATGGCCAATATGCTGCACTACAATTATGGGAACGGAAAATTCCAGGAAACCGGACAAATGAGTGGAGTTACTAAAAGTGACTGGAGTTGGGCCCCACTTCTGGCGGACTTCGACAATGACGGATATAAGGATATCTTCATTACCAATGGTGTAGACCGAGACTACACCAACCAGGATGTCCGGAAACAATTATATGGAATCATGGAACGAGGAGAGTCCATGCAGTTGGACGACCTGCTCAACATGATCCCAACAGAAGAGCTCAATAATTACATCTACAAGAACAAAGGAGATCTTTCCTTCGAGAAAACCATAGTAGACTGGGGGATGGAAGACCCTGGCTATTCCAACGGGGCCGCTTATGCCGATTTTGACAACGATGGTGACCTCGACCTGGTGACCAATAACCTGTATGAACCTGCAGGAGTTTATGAGAATCATGCCAACAAGCATTATTTACAGGTGGCCTTAAGCGGGAGTTCTTCTAATCCTTTGGCCATAGGAAGTAAGGTGCGTATCACCTTGGCGGATGGCAGTCAACAATACCAGGAACTTTACCTGACCCGAGGATTTGAATCGTCGGTATCCCCTGCCCTTCATTTTGGGTTGGGCGATGCCTCGGAGATCAGCGAAGTTTTGGTGATTTGGCCAGATGGTAAAAGTACATCCGTCACCAATACTATTGCAGACCAGAGAATGGAGATCGATTATAGCCAGGCCACCAATTCGGGCGTATCGCTCAGAACCGTTCCCAGCAAAAAGAATACCCTCAATGCTGAGGAACTAGGTCTGGACTATGTGCAAAATGAAAATGACTTCAACGATTATGCCCTGCAATTACTGATCCCACAAAAACAGTCTACCAAAGGCAGCGGTCTTGCCAAGGCCGATGTGAATGGAGATGGCCTGACAGATGTTTTTGTCGGAAATGCCCTTGGAGCGAGTGCAGCTCTTTATATTCAAAAGGAAGACGGAAAATTTCGGGCTACAAACAAAAGCTTATGGTCCAGGGAGTCTGTTTATGAAGATAGCAGGGCTCACTTTTTCGATGCTGATGGAGATGGCGATCAGGACCTCTATGTGGCCAGCACCGGATACGAATTGGCAATCGATGACCCGTTGTTGCAAGACAGGCTTTACCTAAATGACGGTGAGGGGAATTTCAGCAAACAATCCAATGCCTTACCTGCTATGCTAACGGCGACCAAGGCCATTGCATCCGCCGACTACGACGGGGACGGGGACCTGGATCTGTTCGTTGGAGGAAACGTGATCCCCGGCCAGTATCCACTGCCACCGCGTTCTTATCTGTTACAAAATGACAACGGAAAATTTACCGATGTTACCTCCACAAACCAGGCACTAGAAGCCATAGGAATGACATCCGAAGCCATTTTTACAGATTACGACGGAGATAGTGACACAGATCTGCTGGTAGTTGGAGAATGGATGCAACCGACCTTTTATGAGAACATCAATGGCTCCTTCGACCTGGCCGCTAACATTAGTGGCTTGGAAGATACCGGGGGCTGGTGGTTCTCTGTAATTTCAGAAGACTTTGATGGTGATGGTGATGCCGATTATGTGATCGGAAATGTGGGTAAGAACAATAAGTTCCAACCCAAAAATGATAAACCGATCTATATCTATTCCAAGGATTTTGACGACAATGGCAGTTACGACGTGGCCCTGAGTAAGATCAACGATGGTCGTTTGGTACCTGTGAGGGGTAAGGAATGTAGTAGTGAACAGAATCCATTTTTATTGGACAAGATCAAAACCTATAAGGAATTTGCCAGCCTGGAGATGAAAGATATTTACGGAGAGGACAAACTTAAGGATGCCTACCGATTGCAGGCCAACACCTTTGAGACCCTTTATTTAGAAAACCAGGGTGAGGGTCAATTTAAGATCCATCATTTACCGGTGCAGGTTCAGGTTGGACCAACCCTATCCATGGTCAGTGGCGATTACAACAATGACGGTCATCTCGATATTTTAGGTGTTGGAGCAATATATGACGCCGAAGTAGAAACTATTCGATATGATAGCAACTACGGCTACGTGCTGCTGGGCGATGGTTCAGGAGGATTTACTTACAGCAAGTCCCACGATCCGTTTATCGATTCTGATGCCAAGGAAGTCATACAGTTGGAGTTAGCCGGAAGACCACACTTTATGGTACTTAGCAACAAAGCTCCGTTAGAAGTGTTCTCGTTAGAGCCTTGA
- the trpC gene encoding indole-3-glycerol phosphate synthase TrpC, whose product MNILDRIVAYKKLEVEAHKAAIPLEVLQRFEYYNRTVQSMSEALSNSESGIIAEHKRRSPSKSVINEKSDLPDVIQGYQQAGISAISVLTDTRFFGGSITDLLLARSYSQIPLLRKEFMIDPYQVHEAKAHGADAILLIAAILDKQEVIELSDLASSLGLEVLLEVHNQQELIGQDFSHVQMVGVNNRDLKTFQVNLDNSRNLSALIPDDVVKISESGLSQPESIGDLRGYGYKGFLMGESFMKQADPGLAAAEFIKELG is encoded by the coding sequence ATGAATATTCTGGATCGAATAGTAGCCTATAAAAAGCTGGAGGTAGAAGCTCACAAAGCGGCAATTCCCTTGGAAGTATTGCAAAGATTTGAGTATTACAACAGAACAGTGCAGTCCATGTCCGAGGCACTGAGCAATTCCGAATCGGGCATCATTGCAGAACACAAAAGAAGATCTCCCAGCAAGTCAGTGATCAATGAGAAGAGCGACCTGCCTGATGTGATACAAGGATATCAGCAGGCGGGCATATCAGCCATTTCAGTTTTGACAGACACACGTTTTTTTGGAGGATCTATCACCGATCTGCTTTTAGCTAGATCGTACAGTCAAATTCCGCTCTTGCGAAAGGAGTTCATGATCGATCCCTACCAGGTTCATGAGGCCAAGGCCCATGGTGCCGACGCCATCTTGCTGATTGCGGCCATATTGGACAAGCAGGAGGTAATCGAGCTTTCTGACCTGGCCAGCTCGCTGGGGTTGGAGGTTTTACTGGAGGTTCATAACCAGCAAGAATTGATAGGGCAGGACTTTAGTCATGTTCAAATGGTGGGGGTGAATAATAGAGACCTGAAAACATTTCAGGTAAACCTGGATAACAGCAGAAACCTTTCTGCACTTATCCCCGATGATGTGGTCAAAATATCCGAAAGTGGGCTTTCCCAACCGGAGTCCATTGGCGATCTACGCGGGTATGGCTACAAAGGCTTCCTGATGGGAGAATCCTTTATGAAACAGGCAGATCCCGGGCTTGCAGCGGCAGAATTTATCAAAGAATTGGGATGA
- a CDS encoding anthranilate synthase component I family protein, with amino-acid sequence MKYPLKTAYRQLLADTLTPVSIYLRMRDRFPGSLLLESSDYHANDNSFSYICCNPIARFVLTNDQLYRQYPDGKEDRHTLTTTDSVVDLLSEFSTQFEADAGPFKFIHNGLFGYMNYDAVRHFENIEISQKEGALGIPDICYAVYQNVIAINHFNNEAYIFAHTYNQDENLDEIEQYLRSRNYSAYPFARCGEPTSNLDDTGFKELVVKCKQHCARGDVFQIVPSKRFSQEFTGDEFNVYRALRSINPSPYLFYFDYGNFRIFGSSPEAQLVVNEGIAEIHPIAGTFKRTGRDQEDAELARQLAEDPKENSEHVMLVDLARNDLSRNGSEVQVDRYKEIQYFSHVIHLVSKVTARKDPKIQTVQLVADTFPAGTLSGAPKHRAMQLLESYENINREFYGGAIGFMDFEGNFNHAIIIRSFLSKDHSLHYQAGAGIVSDSDEGKELQEVYNKLGALNKALALAENMTS; translated from the coding sequence ATGAAGTACCCATTAAAAACGGCATACAGGCAATTACTGGCGGATACCTTAACCCCGGTTTCCATCTACCTGCGGATGAGGGATCGCTTTCCGGGCAGCTTGCTGCTTGAAAGTAGTGATTACCACGCCAACGACAATAGCTTCAGTTATATCTGTTGCAATCCCATTGCGCGATTCGTTCTGACCAATGACCAACTCTACCGGCAGTACCCTGATGGCAAAGAAGACCGGCATACATTGACCACAACCGATTCTGTAGTCGATCTATTGAGTGAGTTTTCCACTCAGTTTGAAGCAGATGCGGGCCCCTTCAAATTCATCCATAACGGTCTGTTTGGATACATGAATTACGACGCGGTGCGCCACTTCGAGAATATCGAGATCTCCCAAAAAGAAGGAGCTCTGGGAATTCCAGATATCTGTTATGCGGTCTATCAGAATGTGATCGCGATCAATCACTTCAACAATGAGGCCTACATCTTCGCCCATACTTACAATCAGGATGAGAACCTGGACGAGATTGAACAATACCTCCGGTCCAGGAACTACAGTGCCTACCCATTTGCGAGATGTGGAGAACCAACCTCCAATCTTGACGATACCGGTTTTAAAGAGTTGGTAGTCAAATGCAAACAGCATTGCGCACGGGGAGATGTGTTCCAGATCGTTCCCAGCAAGCGGTTCAGCCAAGAGTTTACCGGAGATGAGTTCAATGTCTACAGGGCCCTGCGAAGTATTAACCCCTCACCTTACCTCTTCTACTTTGACTATGGAAACTTCCGGATATTTGGAAGTTCTCCAGAAGCTCAGTTAGTGGTCAATGAAGGAATCGCGGAGATTCATCCCATTGCCGGAACTTTTAAAAGAACTGGCCGCGATCAGGAAGATGCAGAACTGGCCCGTCAATTGGCGGAGGATCCCAAAGAGAACAGCGAGCATGTAATGCTGGTCGACCTGGCCAGGAATGACCTCAGTAGAAATGGAAGTGAGGTACAAGTAGATCGCTACAAGGAGATCCAGTATTTCTCACATGTGATCCACCTGGTGAGTAAAGTAACTGCCCGCAAAGATCCCAAAATCCAAACGGTGCAACTGGTAGCGGATACCTTCCCCGCCGGAACTCTTAGTGGTGCCCCTAAGCATCGGGCCATGCAACTATTGGAATCCTACGAGAATATCAACCGGGAATTCTATGGAGGAGCCATCGGCTTTATGGACTTTGAGGGAAATTTCAATCACGCCATCATTATCCGATCCTTCCTGAGTAAAGATCATTCCTTACACTATCAAGCCGGAGCGGGTATTGTCAGCGATAGTGACGAAGGAAAAGAACTACAAGAAGTGTACAATAAATTAGGCGCACTGAACAAGGCTCTGGCCTTGGCCGAAAATATGACCTCATGA
- a CDS encoding anthranilate synthase component II, which produces MRILVIDNYDSFVYNLVHYLEELNVEVVIRRNDEVQLDEVVQFDKILLSPGPGIPDESGMLKKVIEHYARKKPMLGVCLGHQAIGEVFGGELENLDTVFHGVATLVTPTVSDEPLFTGLEAQFEVGRYHSWVVRPENLPDELEITALDGNGQIMAMRHRTLPLTGVQFHPESVLTPDGKKMIENWVKS; this is translated from the coding sequence ATGAGAATATTGGTAATCGATAATTACGACAGTTTTGTTTACAACCTGGTTCACTACCTGGAAGAATTGAACGTAGAAGTTGTGATCAGACGTAACGATGAAGTCCAGCTGGACGAAGTTGTTCAATTTGACAAGATACTGCTCTCCCCCGGCCCTGGAATTCCGGACGAATCTGGAATGCTGAAAAAAGTGATAGAACATTATGCCAGAAAGAAACCGATGTTAGGAGTCTGCCTGGGGCATCAGGCCATAGGCGAAGTCTTTGGGGGTGAGTTGGAAAACCTTGACACGGTGTTCCACGGAGTGGCAACCTTGGTCACTCCCACTGTCTCTGACGAACCTCTTTTTACTGGCCTGGAGGCCCAATTTGAAGTGGGCCGCTATCACTCCTGGGTAGTACGACCGGAAAACCTGCCGGATGAATTAGAGATTACAGCCCTGGACGGCAACGGACAGATCATGGCCATGAGACACAGGACCTTACCCTTGACGGGTGTTCAATTTCATCCGGAAAGCGTACTGACGCCGGATGGTAAAAAGATGATCGAAAACTGGGTAAAGAGCTGA
- the trpD gene encoding anthranilate phosphoribosyltransferase: MKDILNRLINHQQLDKEEARAVLLAISKGDYNPSQIAAFLTVFMMRSIGIQELEGFRDALLELCIPLELEGRKTIDLCGTGGDGKNTFNISTLSSFVTAGAGVLVTKHGNYGVSSVSGSSNVLEALGVKFSNERDYLLNSLDQAGICILHAPLFHPAMKQVAPIRRALGVKTFFNMLGPMVNPAFPVNQLVGVFNLELARLYGYLYQKGDKNYAVLHAMDGYDEISLTGAVKVIAREQERVLSPEDLGFASISQEEIYGGETVEEAAKIFQDILNNSGTDAQNNVVCANAGTAISVAQGCSLEDGIAMAKESLQSGAALRSLRTLQEISA, encoded by the coding sequence ATGAAAGATATTTTAAACAGACTGATCAACCATCAGCAACTGGATAAAGAAGAGGCCAGGGCTGTATTGCTGGCTATTTCCAAGGGTGACTATAACCCCAGTCAAATCGCGGCTTTCCTAACTGTGTTTATGATGCGGAGCATTGGAATACAAGAATTGGAAGGATTCCGCGACGCCTTGCTAGAATTGTGTATTCCACTAGAACTGGAAGGCAGAAAGACCATCGATCTTTGCGGCACAGGTGGAGACGGAAAGAATACCTTCAATATCTCTACACTTTCCTCTTTTGTAACCGCAGGTGCTGGTGTACTGGTAACCAAACACGGTAACTATGGTGTATCGTCGGTCAGTGGAAGTAGCAATGTGTTGGAAGCCTTGGGAGTCAAATTCAGTAATGAGCGAGACTACTTATTGAATTCTTTAGACCAGGCGGGTATCTGTATACTTCATGCTCCATTGTTTCATCCTGCTATGAAACAGGTCGCCCCGATAAGAAGAGCGTTGGGAGTCAAGACCTTTTTCAATATGCTTGGGCCTATGGTCAACCCTGCCTTTCCGGTAAATCAGTTGGTAGGTGTATTCAATTTAGAGCTTGCTCGTTTATACGGTTACCTCTATCAAAAAGGAGATAAGAATTACGCTGTATTGCACGCCATGGATGGCTATGACGAGATCTCCCTGACCGGAGCAGTCAAAGTAATTGCAAGGGAGCAGGAGCGGGTTTTGAGCCCTGAAGATCTCGGATTTGCATCAATCAGTCAGGAGGAGATCTATGGTGGAGAAACCGTAGAGGAAGCAGCCAAGATCTTTCAGGACATATTGAATAATTCCGGTACCGATGCCCAGAACAATGTGGTTTGTGCCAATGCGGGAACTGCGATTTCTGTAGCCCAAGGTTGTAGTTTGGAAGACGGAATAGCTATGGCGAAAGAATCCCTGCAAAGTGGTGCAGCACTCCGATCATTGAGAACCCTGCAAGAAATTAGTGCCTGA